A genomic region of Anaerolineales bacterium contains the following coding sequences:
- a CDS encoding phosphatidate cytidylyltransferase: MAAKRILVALIGLPIGITLIMLGGGLFAALFAVLLGLAAWEYSGLFISGGAQPARLLVVAGTLLLFLAAHWGLPDGVLLAGLPMLALAVHLVSYERGRESAGTDFAITLSGIFYIGVLGAYFAHMRNLPYGEWWLLLTLLSVWLTDTAAYAIGTPLGRHRLAPRLSPKKSWEGYLAGLVFAVAGTPLFGWLLAQLGLPADAQFAPAHLALLGLAVGALTTLGDLGESMIKRQMRVKDASQILPGHGGILDRIDSWLWAVPIGFYLVTLLFS, encoded by the coding sequence ATGGCCGCTAAACGCATCCTGGTGGCTTTGATCGGCTTGCCGATTGGCATTACCCTGATCATGCTCGGCGGCGGCTTGTTTGCCGCGCTGTTTGCAGTGTTGTTGGGGCTGGCCGCCTGGGAATACAGCGGCCTGTTTATCAGTGGTGGCGCCCAGCCGGCGCGCCTGCTGGTTGTGGCCGGCACGCTGCTGCTGTTCCTGGCGGCGCATTGGGGCTTGCCGGATGGCGTGCTGCTGGCCGGCCTGCCCATGCTGGCGCTGGCGGTACACCTGGTGAGCTACGAGCGCGGGCGCGAGAGCGCCGGCACAGACTTCGCCATCACCCTCAGTGGCATCTTTTATATCGGCGTCTTGGGCGCCTACTTTGCCCACATGCGCAATCTGCCCTACGGTGAGTGGTGGCTGTTGCTCACTCTGCTCTCGGTATGGCTAACGGATACCGCGGCCTACGCCATCGGCACCCCGCTGGGGCGCCACCGGCTGGCGCCGCGCCTCAGCCCTAAGAAGAGCTGGGAAGGCTACCTGGCCGGCTTGGTGTTTGCCGTGGCCGGCACGCCACTGTTTGGCTGGCTGCTGGCGCAGCTGGGCTTGCCGGCGGATGCGCAATTTGCGCCGGCCCATTTGGCGCTGCTCGGCCTGGCGGTGGGGGCGCTGACCACACTGGGTGATCTCGGCGAGAGCATGATCAAGCGTCAGATGCGCGTCAAAGATGCCAGCCAGATCCTGCCTGGGCATGGCGGCATTCTCGATCGTATCGATTCGTGGCTATGGGCCGTGCCGATCGGCTTTTATCTCGTCACCCTTTTATTCTCATAA
- the glpX gene encoding class II fructose-bisphosphatase, with product MAAFSIVSIRGYGPCRSAFISSPFYSHKGVVLNDQSPSRNLALELVRVTEAAALSAARFMGRGDKPAGDQAAVDGMRLVLNSIEMSGVVIIGEGEKDEAPMLYNGEKVGFGGAPEVDLAVDPIDGTRPLAEGRLNSIATVAVAPRGTMFDPGPFVYMNKIAVGPAAKGAIHVEWSIQENLQAIAKASGKRIQDLAVIMLDRPRHDELKAEVRRCGARIRLIDDGDVAAALMTAMPDAGIDVLLGIGGTPEGVLAACALRAMGGEIQGKLYARNEDELRRGREMGYDFDKILTMDDLVSSEDVFFAATGITDGELLDGVKYSSHGARTHSLVVRGTTGTVRQVIATHSIEKLEKISPIEY from the coding sequence ATGGCGGCATTCTCGATCGTATCGATTCGTGGCTATGGGCCGTGCCGATCGGCTTTTATCTCGTCACCCTTTTATTCTCATAAAGGAGTTGTGTTGAACGATCAGTCCCCCTCTCGTAATCTGGCGTTGGAACTGGTGCGGGTCACCGAGGCGGCGGCGTTATCCGCGGCGCGCTTTATGGGGCGCGGCGATAAGCCCGCCGGCGACCAGGCGGCCGTGGATGGTATGCGCCTGGTGCTCAACAGCATCGAGATGAGCGGAGTGGTGATTATTGGCGAGGGCGAGAAAGACGAAGCGCCCATGCTGTACAACGGCGAGAAGGTTGGCTTTGGCGGCGCCCCGGAGGTAGATCTGGCGGTGGACCCGATCGACGGTACCCGCCCGTTGGCGGAAGGGCGCCTGAACTCCATCGCCACTGTGGCAGTGGCGCCGCGCGGCACCATGTTTGACCCCGGCCCCTTCGTATACATGAACAAGATCGCAGTGGGCCCGGCGGCCAAAGGCGCTATCCATGTGGAGTGGAGCATTCAAGAGAATTTGCAAGCCATCGCCAAGGCCAGCGGCAAACGTATTCAAGACCTGGCGGTGATCATGCTGGACCGGCCACGCCATGATGAGCTGAAGGCTGAGGTACGCCGCTGCGGCGCGCGCATCCGCCTGATCGATGATGGCGATGTGGCCGCCGCGCTGATGACCGCCATGCCGGATGCCGGCATTGACGTACTGCTGGGCATTGGCGGCACGCCCGAGGGCGTGCTGGCGGCGTGCGCCCTGCGCGCCATGGGGGGCGAGATCCAGGGCAAGTTGTATGCGCGCAACGAAGACGAACTGCGCCGTGGCCGCGAAATGGGCTACGACTTTGACAAGATCCTCACTATGGATGACCTCGTGTCTTCGGAAGATGTGTTCTTTGCCGCCACGGGCATCACCGATGGTGAGCTGTTGGACGGCGTCAAGTATTCCTCGCACGGGGCGCGCACGCACAGCCTGGTGGTGCGCGGCACCACCGGCACGGTGCGCCAGGTGATCGCCACTCACAGCATCGAGAAGCTCGAAAAGATCAGCCCGATCGAGTATTAG
- a CDS encoding HAD family phosphatase produces MSIRAVIWDFGGVLVRTMSFERRQALAAQVGLSPQELERRVFDSDHRRQAQLGAVDGGQYLRSVAAELNLDVDELMRSFFGADELDLELMAYIHGLRPQYKIGLLSNAMSSLRPMLTEQYPILDAFDELIISAEVGLVKPDAAIYALAVERLGVHASEAVFVDDFIENVEGARRAGLHAVHFRSRQQALAELAAILSPAS; encoded by the coding sequence ATGAGTATTCGCGCCGTCATTTGGGATTTTGGTGGTGTGCTGGTGCGCACGATGAGCTTCGAGCGCCGCCAGGCGTTGGCCGCCCAGGTGGGCCTTAGCCCGCAGGAGTTGGAGCGGCGCGTCTTTGATAGCGATCACCGCCGCCAGGCCCAGTTGGGCGCGGTGGATGGCGGCCAGTATCTGCGCAGCGTGGCGGCTGAACTCAACCTGGATGTGGACGAGCTGATGCGCTCGTTCTTCGGCGCCGACGAGCTGGATCTTGAGTTGATGGCGTATATTCATGGCCTGCGCCCGCAGTACAAGATTGGCCTGCTCAGCAATGCGATGTCCAGCCTGCGGCCGATGCTCACGGAGCAGTATCCGATCCTGGATGCGTTTGATGAGCTGATCATTTCCGCCGAAGTGGGGCTGGTGAAGCCAGACGCGGCGATCTACGCCTTGGCGGTGGAGCGCCTGGGCGTGCACGCCAGCGAAGCCGTATTTGTGGATGATTTCATCGAAAATGTAGAAGGTGCCCGGCGCGCCGGTTTGCACGCGGTGCACTTCCGCTCGCGCCAACAGGCTTTGGCTGAGCTGGCGGCGATCCTGAGCCCAGCCTCATAA
- the uppS gene encoding di-trans,poly-cis-decaprenylcistransferase: MDGNGRWAKARGLPRLAGHRAGTENLRNIVRACGDLGVKYLTIYAFSTENWGRPEEEVSGLMGIFDEMFERELADLHKQGARLNHIGNLDKVRASLQEKIRRGMELTKNNHGLTLSVAFNYGGRDEIVQAVRAILRDGLTADEVNEETLSRYMFTAGIPDPDLVIRTSGEQRTSNFLLWQSAYAEWVFPQTYWPDFGPAELQAAVTEFANRQRRFGGLVSEEANGR, translated from the coding sequence ATGGATGGCAATGGCCGCTGGGCCAAAGCGCGCGGCTTGCCGCGCCTGGCCGGCCACCGTGCCGGCACCGAGAACCTGCGCAACATCGTACGCGCCTGCGGTGACCTGGGCGTGAAGTATCTAACCATCTATGCCTTCTCCACCGAAAATTGGGGCCGCCCCGAAGAAGAGGTGAGTGGCCTGATGGGCATTTTCGATGAAATGTTTGAACGCGAGCTGGCGGATCTGCATAAGCAAGGCGCGCGCCTCAATCACATCGGCAACCTGGATAAGGTGCGCGCCTCGCTGCAAGAGAAGATCCGGCGTGGCATGGAACTTACCAAGAACAATCACGGGCTGACGCTTAGCGTGGCCTTCAACTACGGCGGCCGCGATGAGATCGTGCAAGCCGTGCGCGCCATTCTGCGTGATGGCTTGACCGCGGATGAGGTCAACGAGGAAACCCTCTCGCGCTACATGTTCACCGCCGGCATTCCAGATCCTGATCTGGTGATCCGCACCTCAGGCGAGCAGCGCACCAGCAACTTCCTGCTGTGGCAGAGCGCCTATGCTGAATGGGTCTTCCCGCAGACCTACTGGCCTGATTTCGGCCCCGCAGAGTTGCAGGCCGCGGTCACAGAATTTGCGAACCGCCAGCGGCGCTTTGGTGGCCTGGTGAGTGAGGAAGCCAATGGCCGCTAA
- the metK gene encoding methionine adenosyltransferase, whose protein sequence is MSSTFTQAEKLLFTSESVTEGHPDKICDQVSDAVLDACLAQDKNSRVACETAVKTGFVMLLGEITTQANINYDQLVRSVVKDIGYTSSDYGFDGESCGVQVAIAQQSGDIAMGVDKALEAKSGEMTEAELEAVGAGDQGMMFGYACDETPTLLPMPVYLAHKLTRRLTEVRKDGTLKWLRPDGKSQVTVEYSKGKPKRIDTVLISTQHSDEVSQEQIREAIIKHVIEPVLPKELVDGELKIYVNPTGRFVIGGPMGDAGLTGRKIIVDTYGGMGRHGGGAFSGKDPTKVDRSAAYAARWAAKNVVAAGLAERCEIQVAYAIGVARPLSVNVETFGTGKIADDKIAALVEEHFDLRPGAIIRDLDLRRPIYRQTAAYGHFGRDDVKLPWEDTGRAAALAKAAGLS, encoded by the coding sequence ATGAGTAGCACCTTTACCCAGGCAGAAAAACTGCTGTTCACTTCTGAATCTGTAACCGAAGGGCATCCTGACAAGATCTGTGATCAGGTCAGCGATGCGGTTTTGGATGCCTGCCTGGCGCAGGATAAAAATTCCCGCGTAGCCTGCGAAACGGCCGTCAAGACCGGCTTCGTGATGCTGCTGGGCGAGATCACCACCCAGGCCAACATCAACTATGACCAGTTGGTGCGCTCGGTGGTTAAGGATATTGGCTACACCAGCAGCGATTACGGCTTTGACGGCGAGAGCTGCGGCGTGCAAGTGGCGATTGCCCAGCAATCCGGCGATATCGCCATGGGTGTGGACAAGGCGCTCGAAGCCAAGTCTGGCGAGATGACCGAGGCCGAGCTGGAAGCGGTGGGTGCGGGTGACCAGGGCATGATGTTTGGCTATGCCTGCGATGAAACGCCGACCCTGCTGCCGATGCCCGTCTACCTGGCCCACAAGCTCACCCGCCGCCTGACCGAAGTACGCAAAGACGGTACGCTGAAGTGGCTGCGGCCGGATGGCAAGAGCCAGGTGACCGTGGAGTATTCCAAGGGCAAGCCCAAGCGCATTGATACCGTGCTGATCAGCACGCAGCATTCAGACGAGGTCAGCCAGGAGCAGATCCGCGAAGCGATCATCAAGCATGTGATCGAGCCGGTGCTGCCCAAGGAACTGGTGGACGGCGAGCTGAAGATCTACGTCAACCCGACCGGGCGCTTTGTGATCGGTGGCCCGATGGGTGATGCCGGCCTGACCGGGCGCAAGATCATCGTAGACACCTACGGGGGCATGGGCCGCCACGGCGGCGGTGCCTTCAGCGGTAAGGACCCCACAAAGGTGGACCGCTCCGCCGCCTACGCGGCGCGCTGGGCGGCCAAGAACGTGGTGGCGGCCGGCCTGGCCGAGCGCTGCGAGATCCAGGTGGCCTATGCCATCGGTGTCGCCCGCCCGCTGAGCGTGAACGTAGAGACCTTCGGCACCGGAAAGATTGCCGATGACAAGATCGCCGCGCTGGTGGAAGAGCACTTTGACCTGCGCCCCGGCGCGATCATCCGCGATTTGGACCTGCGCCGCCCGATCTACCGCCAGACGGCCGCCTACGGCCACTTTGGCCGCGATGACGTCAAGCTGCCCTGGGAAGATACCGGCCGCGCCGCTGCGCTGGCCAAGGCCGCTGGCCTGAGCTAA